From a region of the Aulosira sp. FACHB-615 genome:
- a CDS encoding AAA family ATPase: protein MSTTNYYFSLFSHSALSTQHSALSTPHSALSTQHSALLLLIGLPGSGKSTLAKQLIAKCPQMQLISTDAIRGQLFGDEIIQGPWFLIWQELEQQLQKTAMANQSAIFDATNVQRSHRRDLITFSRDIGFTQVVGIWLTTPVWLCLARNKRRDRQVPEEVIFRMHRQLRDAPPSIEEGLDDLIKIGCGV, encoded by the coding sequence ATGAGTACGACAAACTATTACTTTTCACTGTTTTCTCACTCAGCACTCAGCACTCAGCACTCAGCACTCAGCACTCCACACTCAGCACTCAGCACTCAGCACTCAGCACTCCTCTTACTCATCGGTCTGCCGGGTAGCGGCAAGTCAACTTTAGCAAAACAATTAATAGCTAAATGCCCCCAGATGCAACTGATTTCTACAGATGCCATCCGGGGGCAATTGTTTGGCGATGAAATTATTCAAGGGCCGTGGTTTTTGATTTGGCAAGAATTAGAACAGCAACTTCAAAAAACAGCTATGGCTAATCAATCAGCAATTTTTGATGCTACCAATGTTCAAAGAAGCCATCGCCGCGACTTGATTACCTTTAGCCGTGACATAGGTTTTACGCAAGTGGTGGGAATTTGGCTCACTACACCAGTATGGCTGTGTTTGGCTCGCAATAAAAGACGCGATCGCCAAGTTCCCGAAGAAGTCATCTTCCGAATGCACCGCCAACTCCGAGACGCTCCACCCAGCATCGAAGAAGGATTAGACGACTTGATTAAAATAGGGTGTGGGGTATAA